Part of the Gimesia chilikensis genome, GTTAAGATGTATGCCAAAGACGAATTGTTGAATTCAGACAATGACCGGCGACAACTTGCCCCGACTGTAACTTTGGATCTGTGCGTTTTTTCCCAGGGTTATCGTCAACTCACCTTTACCGGAGATCAGATTCAACTGAGCTCTCTGTCCCAGAACTCCATCAAGGTTGTCGATTGTCTGCAGAAACTGCAGTTGATATTGAAACCTTCTCTCATTCTCAAGCTCAGTAACATGATTCTATCCAGATGCGGCGCCCTGGTTTCATTTTCAGAGACCAGCCGGAAACAAAAGGAACAGGGCCAGCAAAGATTGATCACGTTATGAACTATTTCACTGAGAAACCAGACCAGTTGTCTCTGTCAGACCGGGATCGTTCTGATTTCAGTCTGAAAGCGCGACAGGTGTGTCTCATTCATCTCGGAAATGAATGCGGTGAATGTTCGAGTATGAGAGTAAGAGAGTACACGAGACATGAAACACCAGTTAGATTTACCAACCGATTATGAGCCTCGCGTCTTCGTGGTCGATGACGACGAATCCGTGAGCGCCTCCATAGCCGAGCTCATCGGCAGCATGGGCTTCAGAGCGACTACTTACACTTCCGCTGAAGAATTTCTGGCAGATACTGATAATCGCATTTGTGGTTGTGTCATTGCGGATCTGCGATTGATGGGCTGTAACGCCATCGAGATGCTGCGAAAAATGAAAGCAGCCGGCTATGAAATTCCGCTCATCATTCTTTCCGCCTTTGTGGATGTGACGACAACCGTTTCAGCCATGTCGGAGGGAGCCTTGACGGTTCTCGAAAAACCGTACGCCGAACAGGAACTCTGGGACCAGGTCATTGCTGCGATCCTGCTGGACTCGGAGCAACGGTTTGCCCGGCGCTGGCTGATGGAGTATCACGAGAAAGAGCATCGACTGACCGAGGGGGAAACCGAAGTCATGCGAATGCTGTTGAAGGGACTTTCCAACAAAACCATCAGTCACCAGTTGGATCTGTCTGCGCGGACGGTGGTCATGCGGAGAAAGGCCATCCTTAATAAACTGGAAGTGGATAATGTGATTGATCTGGCCAAGCTGATCACCAAGGCACAGATCATCGAACAGCACCTGACGACGGATAATGTCGTCTCAGAAATCAAATGCCAGCTGCAGGAGTAGCGTCAGACGCGAGAACAGAGCACCACTCCTGCCGCTGACGGCCTGCTTCCTAGTCGTCAGTTTCAGGTTCTTCCTCTTCCTTAATCTTGGGAGCAAACCAGGGATAGATTGCCGGTACCACCATGGATGTCAACAGGGTAGAGGTAATCAGACCTCCAATCACCACACTGGCCAGCGGACGCTGCATTTCGGCTCCATCACTGGTCGAGAGCGCCATCGGCAGAAAGCCGAGACTGGCTACCAGCGCCGTCATCAGAACGGGACGCAATCGTGCCATCGCAGCCTGAAAGGTCGCATCCTGCATCGGTACCCGCTGTTTGAGACGCAGATTTTCAGCCGCGGAGACCCATACCAGACCGTTCAATACCGCCACACCAAACAGCGCGATGAACCCGACCCCGGCAGAGATACTGAAGGGCATCTCACGTAATGCGAGCGCGTAAATTCCGCCGGAAGCTGCCATGGGAACCGCGAGAAAGATTAACAGCGCCAGTCGAACAGAACGAAACGTCGTATGCAGCAACAGGAAAATCAGCATCAGGACGATGGGGGTAATGATCACCAGACGCTTACTGGCTGACTGCAGATTTTCAAAATCGCCTCCCCAGCGAATCTCGTATCCATCGGGAAGTTGAACCTGCGTTTCCACTGCATGCTGGGCATTAGCGACGAAACTGGCCACGTCCACCCCTCTGACATTTGCCTGGATGAAGGTACGTCTGCGGTTGGATTCGTGTTCGACCGTGGGTGGAGTCTCTTCAAAAGTGATGTCTGCCAGCTCACGCAACGGAACCGGCTTTCCAGTACCATCGGCGACAGGAATCTGTTCCAGCAGGCTCACCTG contains:
- a CDS encoding response regulator transcription factor, translating into MKHQLDLPTDYEPRVFVVDDDESVSASIAELIGSMGFRATTYTSAEEFLADTDNRICGCVIADLRLMGCNAIEMLRKMKAAGYEIPLIILSAFVDVTTTVSAMSEGALTVLEKPYAEQELWDQVIAAILLDSEQRFARRWLMEYHEKEHRLTEGETEVMRMLLKGLSNKTISHQLDLSARTVVMRRKAILNKLEVDNVIDLAKLITKAQIIEQHLTTDNVVSEIKCQLQE